The Lodderomyces elongisporus chromosome 6, complete sequence region tgGATCCGTTGAATTAGTATAGTCATAAGGCGACCATTTGGCACGTCTCACTTGTGCAATTGTTCTGCTGAAAGCGTCATTAAGGATTGAACTATTGGTATTTAGTTGCAATTGATTAATATCGATTGTTATGGACGTATTGCCTAACCAATTGATACTTTGAGGACGCGGTAATGGATCAACAAGCACTGACGCAACCACGGCAATGGTGTAAAAGTAGACAAGTATGATGTTCCACATACTAAAATtaatatctttttttgttattgattTTGCAATAGCAGATGTAGTTGCAGATGTAATTTGTCTGTTttcttattattcttttttcttttaccgTTGTTATGCTGATGTTATTACTATACAATGGTGAATATTTACAAGCCTTTATACCTCCAGGAAATCTTTCAATAACTCGTTCAATCTCGTTCAATTTCGTAAGCTGAAGTTTGTCGTTCTTTGTTATAGTTCAGTATGGTTCTGTGACATTCATAAAAGATCATTAAAGGCTGCTGCCGATTTTAGCCGTTCGTTACCGAAATGTAACATCCattcattttcctttctttttttttagttatAAGTTTAAAGTTTTGCCTCGTCAGTTTGTCTATTGttctttgtattttcaAACGAGAGTTGCATGAGCCGTTTCTCGAATGCACCAATCATAATACTTGAAACTTTTGGTGCAAACAAGGAGCTAAGTTGCTCGTATAGAGGGTTTTTGAACTTGTATGTCAAGGTAAAGTCTACTTTGCATTTTGGTGGTCCATTGGatttaatatttttaaACGTCCATAACGTCTCGAGCGAGTGGAATAAATCCAACTCTATACTTTTGGCATAAACTTTTTCGTTCTTTGCACACTGGAGCTCGCATTCAAATCTTTCAGTAATATCTTTCCAGCCAACTTTTAATCCTGCTCTAGACGGGAGCGAATTGGCATCGCGTGCTGTAATGAAAGAATCCTCAACAAATGGTACAAAATGCTTATACTTATCAACCTCACTTACGATTGCATAGACTTGCTCTGGTGACCCATTTAAAACTCGTGAAATCCTGTATGACTGAGGCTTTGCAGAGCCGAAAAATGTTCTCTGAAATGTAACCGGTGTAGCAACTCGTCGTAACATCGGTAATTTTTTGTCAAGTaagttgttattattagaTATTGCAATGGATAGTTGTAAAAGAACAGTCGTCCGGAGAAAAGATGGAATTGGAATgtaaagaaaggaaaggaaatgaGATGGCACCGAACAGGACGCGATATACAAAATCAGCACTATATACTCAGCCCACGTAATTAAACAAAGTCTTGTTTTCTCCACGCCAgagttttttcttccaaaatcaaatcatttATATGTTTTGATCACATTAGAGAGCAAATTCTACAAGTTTTAAATATtctaataattttttttttaatacaTGATGTTAAAAAGGGGGGGTTGTGTGTTCGTAATATACAGTCAACTAACAAGTTAAACAAGttaaacaaattaaaacaGCAACTGTTAATTAGTTTACTGAGCACGGGTGTAGATAGCTTGCTTGGAGTGCTTCAACACTGGGGTGATAATACCATCATCTTCCAATTGTCTCAAAGCAACACGGGCAAGGGAACCACCAATCTTCAATCTGTCAACCAAAACGGAGACTGAGACGTATTTGTAGGTTGGGACATCCTTCAAGATTCTGTCGTATTTCTCTTGGTCCAAGATGACAATGTGTTGAGCCTTGTCCTTAACCTTACCCTTGTTCCACTTCTTTTTACCTTTCTTACCACCGGCtaaagcagcagcagctttAGCGGCCTTAGTTTGTTGGATCTTTGGGGCCATTtctattaaaaaaaaatttaaagttAGTATTCTACTCCAGAGTTAATATAGTGattatgaaaaaagaaagaaaccaaTAATGGAAACACAAATGATGATGGAAATCACAATAAACATGCAGTAATCAATTCCTAATCAATtttgaggaaaaaagaaattaaaataaaatatgaATGATGCTGATTAATTCTGGTGATAGGTACTTTAAATACTCCATGGCAATTCTGACTTGCTATTACTGGTGGTTGGTTTTTCTATATCCCAAATGTGTAGTTCTCAATAGTTTTCCACATTGTTCCTTTGCCAGGACCAAACTCGAGCACGTTGTTGTCGGCAAGTTTGTTAAGTTTGTAAAGTTTGTCAAATTCTTCAAGTTCTTCAAGTTCTTCAAATTCTGTAGGTTCTTCGATATCTGCAAGTTGCTCATGTTTCACATATTCATCTTCTAATGGTTGTTtccatctttctttctctcttctgATCACTTTGTCTTGACGTTGTGAACATACTTCTATAGTTGCTTAGTTACTGTAAGGAAAAGACTAGTGAAAGTGTTTTTTCAGGTATCTTGAAGATAAAGTCTATATCTCGCGCACTAGGGTGTATGAGTGAACTGCTGAGAGCggtaagaaaaaaaaaagtgagaaaagagaaaagaaaattgtgCACGTGATATAGTGGTTTAAACCCTAACTTTGTAAAGAACGCGAAAATCGGCTGTAAGATACTTATGCTTGTGCTAGTAGAGCTACTAATATAGATAATTCGATATACAATAGACAAGGCAACACCGATCCATTAAATCGTTTTGTGCACTCTAATCATTTTGGTTGTCCCTACCAAAACAACGTGTGCTAACAGCAATATACTGAGCCAAATTATAAACCATTCTGTTTGACGTATATCTACACAAGAGAGATGTGTTTAAGGAAAAGCTCTTTGATCATGAATGCTAGAGATGACCTTGAAATGATCTTTAGATGATCTCAAGCAATTGCATTTTACTCTTACTGATAGTAATACCAACAAAAATCGCTAATATCACTAATATCACTaataacagtaacaataattataacatcagcaataGTACTTACACCTCTGTTCAAGTTTTGATTAAAACaatctttcaaaaaatgaCATACACCTTGTTCTTCGTTAATCAATCGATTAACAATATGTATTTCTCATTCCTCAGTTCtcatttctctttttacaACTTCTATCGCCGTAAGATTAAACTCTCTCCAACAAGTATagagaaaacaagagaagtgaagaaaattaaaaataaaaataaaattaataaaaatgaaataaaataaagcaaGAGCGTAAGCTCCACCATGAGTTTCGAAAGTTGGTAGCTCTATATGTTTGTCAGACATCGCTTCATCAAGTCTCCACGGTCATCATATACTATACATGCTATAAGACTTGTAAAACTATAGATTAAACTATACACTtgaaagtaaaagaaaattagtaaagaaataccaaaaagaaaatagaatgGGGAAAAGGCAAGCTACTGGGCAGATTACTAAAGATGCCTtctatgatgatgaagatgaagaacaacaaactAATGAAAGTACCAGCAAGCCAATTCAAGCAAGCAGTGAAATACTTTCAACCA contains the following coding sequences:
- the COQ10 gene encoding Coenzyme Q-binding protein coq10, mitochondrial → MLRRVATPVTFQRTFFGSAKPQSYRISRVLNGSPEQVYAIVSEVDKYKHFVPFVEDSFITARDANSLPSRAGLKVGWKDITERFECELQCAKNEKVYAKSIELDLFHSLETLWTFKNIKSNGPPKCKVDFTLTYKFKNPLYEQLSSLFAPKVSSIMIGAFEKRLMQLSFENTKNNRQTDEAKL
- the RPS25 gene encoding 40S ribosomal protein S25 (BUSCO:EOG09265SHL); its protein translation is MAPKIQQTKAAKAAAALAGGKKGKKKWNKGKVKDKAQHIVILDQEKYDRILKDVPTYKYVSVSVLVDRLKIGGSLARVALRQLEDDGIITPVLKHSKQAIYTRAQ